TAAGAAATATACTTCACACACCTTGATATAGGTAAGATCTTTTCAATCTTCTACTTTTTTTTCAGAAGtttgtttgttttattttttctaaaattataaaaacaaCAATATAATAATTTCTAGGTATAATCCTCCAACACTTTCCAAATTTCATAACTAGAAGAATGAGTTTCTCCAACAATCTTTACTAAGAATTTATCAAAAGCACTCTCCATATGACACAAGTAGACCAAAAACTCAAGGATTCAAGCGCTTGGACTTATGTAATATTTATAGTGTAAGTGGCCATTCTCTTTATCTCAAAAAGAATTTAAGAAAGAGGAACTACTAGCTAGCCAATCCCATTAACATGCCTTATACAATACTTAGAAACCTGAAGTTCTGATTGCTAGGCAGAAGGACATGACCATATATTGGAATAAACCCCAAATCATTTCTTTCTaaaattctcaatgataaaaagTTTTCCCTTTGCTTGACAAGGCAACGaatacttcagttttaaaaGTACCAAGTTACATACAAAATGTGTACACTCTAAATTCACTTTACGGTCGCTGTAGGCTGAGTTCCTCCCACGGGCTTATAGATTTGTAGATAATCACTTTTCCATGATGTTATGGTCAATTTATGAACAAATTTTTTTACTCAAAAAAAAGTATATCTTCTTATGAGATCCGGCGCGTTAAtgctggtatgatcgcacccaAAATCATATATCTTCTTCTCAGCTAATAAACTTAATTTGGTGGCTGGCTATATGGTCGGTTAACCGCATTAGCCTTCAtttacatccaaaaaaaaatgatatctcacaatttattattaattaattgcaGCCAGGCCATTGTGaaataaaagattttattgCCCATATAACACAAACCACACCCCTTCAAAGTCAGCCTTACGGATGGCCTATTGACATGATCGAGGCAGTGTTGATAGCAACAAACGGCTATCGTTTTGATTGGTGCAGACTTAGCAAGATTAAGACAACATTAACAAAAGGACACAATGTTGGAGATTCCAAATACTTATCCATGCGGAATATTTTAGGGATCACCTCTCGTCTCATCTCACCGCACCGCGAGAAAGTCCAAAAATAGCAGTTGCTATCGGGATCGCTAACATGCCAGTTTTGTCAAAACTCAGACCAACAAACCCATCAAAAGCTCGAGAAAGCGTATTGATCATTCATCATCCCTCAATTTTGCTCACAAACCTACCCGGCTCCTGTCTCTATCTATATATAATTGCCGATATTTTTTGCAACCTGAGTTAGATTCTTATCCGCTGATGGATTGGGCAATAAGGGATTGAGTACTTTAGATTGGTGGATCAGACTGGGATACCGTCATTAACTAATACTTGGccaaagtatatatatatatatacagctTTTATAGGGACCAAAATCGAAACCAAACTCCAGAGCCTTACACTAAATTCAGGCCAATTAAACATATATTTAGAGAGGCTAATGGAGTTGCAGATTGAGTGGCTGCCTATGTGGCCAGCCATTTCGAGAATACCAAGTGAGTCGGATAAGGAGAGTTGTCTCGGACACTTCgtgattttttgttttctgactttattggatACATTCGTACAcgtaatgtataaaatatttattttagtatataaaaaaaaaatccttacacTAAATGCTTTGTCCTCCTCGGTGCATCAGTCCTACAAGTTAAGCTTGCGGATAAGCTTTGACATAATTAGGTGGTCCCGAAGGAGTAAAGAAAAGCCAACCCCATATATATAGCTAGGCGATGGCGACccctcccttctcttctttacTCTTGCTTCTATCATTTGCTCTTCTCAATTGATGTTATTACAATATCTTATCTCGAAGAAGCCCCTTGCATGCAAACACGCGTCATCGCTTGGTTCGACGCAAATGAGCATGACCCCCACGGTTCTTCCATCTTACCTTACCGTCCTCCATTCCATGGTGGGTAGCTCTTTTCTTATTGGATGAGAActctctttttgatgttgttttTTTAGCTACTTAGTAGCACCTCATTATACCTTCCTTCTTACACAtcttattccccttctcctcaTCTTTATTTAAGTAATCAATCAAACAAACGGCCAACTAATGGATCTATGTGCTCTAACCCATCTTAAGTGTCATGAGGGACGACTTATTTTATCGTGTAAAGATGCTGCCACCTACACTTCCAATTATTTTAAGGTCCTTTATAAATGTCCGTATAGGACATATGGGACACGTGGCCCGGCAAAATTGGTCCACACCACATGGAGGGCCAATGTCACGCATGCTTCTCCACCATAAGCATAAGGGCGTTTTATACGATAGCCGAAGCTGGCCCCAAGCGGCTATAAATTCCCCACCACCCCACGCGCCACCCCCTCTCTTCCAGTAGAGGCGGGAGCTCGCCAAATAATTGGTGGTGCAATGGAAGAGCTTTACGAGGCGGACGTGATGTGGCCGGACAACTACGACCGTCCGATGGGTGCATCCAACGGCTATACGTCGCCCAAGAGGACGAGGGAGAGGGCGTCGTCCGCGGCGCCGGTGGAGATACCGAGGGCGCGGCGGAGGCAGGCGGGGGAGAGcttgggggaggaggagggacctgCGGAGCTGATCCCACCGCACGTTCTGGTGTCCCGCAGCAGGACGGTGGGCAAGGTGGCGTTCTCGGTGTGCTCAGGGCAGGGGCGGACGCTCAAGGGCCGGGATTTGAGCCACGTCCGCGACTCCGTCCTCCGGATGACAGGCTTCCTCGAGGGATAGAGCTCGCCGCGAGAGTCCAGACcgcaatgagagagagagagagagagagagagagagagagagcgggccAACAAAAATAAGAGTGGAGAGCTCTATTTTCGGTGTGCAAACTTATTCAAGTACTGTATAGTAAAGTAAACCAAATTAATGGataaaatattcttttaaaaaaaaatgcttcccCTTTTTTTAAGTCAGAGcttttgcttcttctttttttaacgAAATGGAAGGGGAAGCAGCCCTCTCTAGCCTTTCTCGAGGAAAAGGGAATAATTCAAACCTTTATTTTCCGCGATATTTTACTATTTCTGATGACTTTGTGGTGTACATCCTGATTCCAAACATTTATCTACCATTCTGCAACACACTGGTAGTGGATGAGAACAAGATCATTCTGGTTTAAACTTGGACCGCGAACGATTCGAACTCTTTTAACTTGTTGTCACCCGTGATGGGCTTGCATTCCGGTAGAAAAGTTATCCTGGATATATATCATCGAGGTCTTTAGCTTTTGCAATGGAGGAaagttatatttttttgtttttttgatgaaaaaggaGGCAAAGCCATCCGGCCCATTAGGAAAAGGAGTATTTGTGGAAACTAATTATAAAGAatttacaaaaaataaataaatataaataataattttttttaaataaaagtaGGCTCATTGGTCGACTCAGCGGTAATTATTGATTGAATCTAGCAGAGTGTGGGTGGGTGGGCGACAGCCACCTACTGCTCAGGGATATTCGGACGATGGTGAGTAGGAGATGGCTTTTCAGGCAAAGTATGTATTCCGTGAAGCTAACGGTCAGGAGTAGATTAGGTAGCCTTCTTTGTAGCTAAACATTTCGGAAAATCTTTTAACCGGAAAAAAGAGAATTATCCGATGCACTCCGGAACTTATTATCTTTTGATCTTTTTAGATGTATTGTACCTGTCGTGTATGATACATCtattttagccaaaaaaaaaaataaataattttataagtgatttaaaaaattttatatttttattgtgcAACTATATAAGTCCTGTATCTTGGTGTGCCAGTTTCTTCTTAAAAAAGATAGAAGAGTTACAGGAAGTTATGGAGAAGGTTTATAGGGAGTTTATGCATGTTCTCTGCTTAGTGTTGGTTTGAAAAGCCTTCCCCCGCCAACTTCTGGTCGTGGAGACGGGCCGGTTGATAGGAAAACGTCGACATCGTGCCACTGAGAGCTCAGGTCCGGTAGGCCACAAAGCCAAATGGAGGATTTAACGTGTAGCCAGTGTGGCATGTTTGTCTAGGTTTGGCGTTGGCGCTTGGTCCCAGTTTCTGACGCTGGTCCTAGTCGCTGTTCACTTTGCTTGCCTGATTGGGGGGGCAGAGAGATGGAGACATGGCCTCGAATAAATAAGGAAGGACATGATACCAAGTTACCGCAGCTCTGAAGTCCCAAAAGCACTAAAATTTTGTGCTGAAAAGCAAATGAAAGGCTGCTGCGTTGGCCACTAATTGCATGAAACTTGGCATTATCTGGTGACTCCAACTGAGGTTGAACGAGAATATGGCAAAATCGTGTCATTTTGGCATTGCTTTGCAGCCTTGTTATAACTCAGAAGATTGTCGACCATGACGGACTAACTAACGTTTGCCGTTCAATGGGTCGTcatcaattattattatttgtagGACAGGCTGCTGCTTAATCCATTACCATTGATGATCGAGAGAAATTTGGGTTGGGCTTTGCCAATTTGGTATGGATGATCAAGAAGATCAAATATTATAACTAAGCTGGATATCACAAACTCTTATTCATTCAAATGAGTAACAGGCAAGTAAATAAAGAATTATTATGGTATTATTCACCTATTCAATTATTTAGTATGAGGCCAATTAGGTGCAAAGTGCGAATATGCAAATGATGGGAACCTCATCAATTGTCATCTTGAGTAGATGCGTCCCCCTTGACTCTATAGTACGCCTTTTGTCCCATCAGAGTAATAGTTCTCAGAGGAGAGGACAAGACAAGCTAGCGAACGACAAAACAACATTGATGGACATGAACGATATTTCCATTTTGAACCATATtctagattaaaaaaaattaatatcctAATTCGAATTATTATCTTCCTTCCTTACTGATTTAATCTTGAAATATTGAACATGAATATCAATCTTAACTAATGTGAATTGGGCTTGAGCAAGTGATCAGACTACTCTACCTATCCAACTAGGAATTCTTAGTTTGATTCTTGGAAGGTGCATTCCATAAATTCtagacttaatttttttttaatatgaataggtctcccttctttcctttttgaaaggaaaaaaaaagtaacctatcccctttttctctattttttaagGAACCAATCGTTACTTTttaggaactaatcaagtttaCGTGTTAAGACTATTTGGGACAACCATGATCGCTTATGGAAGCTACATGTGCTTTGATGTTATTATAGGTTAATCATAGAGCTATTGTTGTaaaataaaaagatttatgTAGTAGAAGAAAGAGTGATTGATATTCAATTTGAAATTAAGATTAGATAGAATGTCGCCAATTATGGCCACTTGCTAGGTTTGTGGTGTATTGCTAGTTCTTAAATCCTTGGATAATTTTTGACAAAAAAGGAATGTAATCAAAATTATTCGTGTGCCTTAAGCATTAAAATAGTTGATTTATTCAGCTACCTACGAGACGCCAAGACAAGGGAAGATGAAAAGGTTAGAGTGTTAAATTGCATTTTACTTCCTCTAAAATATCGAACCAAAGGACAAAAATCAcctcttttgattattaacTGATTTCATGCAAGAATTGCATGTATAGCATCCATCATAAAATAACCACCGCTTTCTGATATTATTAACATAGCAATAGAAATGGATGTAACAAACTATGGAGGGATGGAGTCCCTATAAACTTCTACTATACTGATTAATTATGATGATTGAAGGATGGCAACTTTGTCCTCTTCAGCTACAGCTTCTGTTCATCATTTCATGTCTTCCTGcagattgtattatattatgctACAGAGAAGTACCGAACGTGGTATGCAATTGATGGTGGAAAATCGGTTGTTTTCTTGTGTCAAAGGCTTTCTCAAGTTTTCCTAAAATTTGGAGCTTGTGGCCATTCTAGATTctggtatttttttttgttaaaatctTTGTGAAATTGCTTGGACATTCTGGCAATAAATGCTTCTGTTTATGGTTTGGATGAGGTTTTTTTCTTTACCGATCATCAGACACTTAGTTCGGAACTATTTaacctctttttcttgtatCAGTTCCTCTTCTCTTGACAATATAACTCATCTATATTGTAAATATGATTAATCTTCAATAAAAGCCAGGTGGCTCCTTTCTGCCTCCCTTTCCATCATCAAAATTATGCATTTGTGACTCTTGATTTGCAGCATAACACAGCATCTAATGTCGTTTCTACGAGAAGAAGAATGAAAGGAAATGCAAAGTTTTCAGCATGAACACATATCAAAAATAACTCGTCCAAAAAATGGATGAACTGAGCGGTTGATAGATGGGGACCTACGAACTTGTATTAAGCCGGATGGTTCCAGTGCCGGCATTCGCCGTCTCCTCTCATCCGATGACTGTAGAAGGAAAACAACAAAAAGCAGAGAGAATAATTCACAACCGATGATGCAAGAATCACATTTATGGGAAGGAGAAGTACTCCATCGCGTGCTCTCCATGCATCAACCGCGTCTTCCCTTCAAAATGAGTACTGCAGTCCCTATCTCACATTCAATCATTGCAAGCAAGGTCATTTCCTTTAAAAGGGCTAAGAAGGGTTTCCTGCATGTGGACCGTAGGTTCCTGTGGACCGTACGCTTCTACCTGAGCTAGAAGACGTCCAAGTGTGCGGGTGTTGGGGTTGCTGCAAAAGCTGTTGCCATGGAGTAAGCGTGCGTGCATACACCATGTCCTTCTGTGGTTGCTTGTTTTCTTATATTGCCATTGGGTGAATGTCGCTTGAGAAACGGGAAGGAGACTTTGAGGAGGCAATAGAGTTTGGAACACGAAAACAGTGAGCAGTTGCACCTAAACGAGATGGGCTCTGAAGACTGCTCCCGGCGTCCGAGATTCCTTTGGGCGGTTGTCGGAAGGCTGAAGGGATCGCGGCCGGGGCAGGGGCCGTGGGGTGCGCCGACTCGGACGAGCCACTTGGTTGCCACACAAACATATTTTTAGTTCTCATTAGCCTCCTGAGTTCTTATGAATACTGCTGGACCTGCCAAATATCTTCAGTTCTCATTCTACTTTGCTTAAAAATAATTCTACTTGTTACCTTAAATAATGCTTTTAAAATCTACTTGGAGATTGAGGGActaggtttctttttttttttataaacaaaAGACCCTATCTTCGTAGTTTGAGTCACTCGTCAACTATGTTCTATAGTAACTACCAAACTATCATGCATGCTCCCCCACCACTTGTGTTGATAGCAAAGTGCAGCCGATGAATGAgcatgaaataaaaaaatatatatataattaaagtATTTGCTACAtgctaataaataaaatattttgttgATAACTATCGCCATCAGGATAACTGACACTTAGACCTCTAGCAGCGCTCCATCGGCTAAAGATCTTAGGCTAGGTTAATttgataataaaatattttgtttatGCAAGGTTTTGTATAAAGAACTGAGAAACAAAGATCTAGGCTAGGTTTGATAATATTTGGATATATAAAGTGATAGTAATGGCTACATTCAACCTTCAATCCATTGCAAGAAGTTGCGGATGCATGCCTTCTTGTTATTCCAGTTTATTGGCTTTAGACAGAGTTAATTATAAGGTGACGTGGTAGGCATCTATATTTTTCTAAGATGATCGATCATGGTGTTATTCGGTTGTCAAACGATGCCTTAATAATGGATGGTGACAACTCTACCTTACTTAGAAGCCGAAAAGATGATTGTCCCTAAGATATCACGCATGGATTTGTAAATGAAAAGTTTGAACTAGGTGGCAGCAAAAGAAGATGCTCCCGCCTAAacaaaaatatgtgaagctggAACTTGGAGTCCCATTTATGAAAAATTGAGACACAAATCTGTTGGCTACTTTAAATCCCCGAATAAGCTTAGGTTGCTAGGAAGTTAATAGATGTCCTCCCATTTGGAGGTTCACTTTGGATTGTTTTCTTGAAGGTATATATGTTGATTTAGCAAAAAGAAGGTATGCATGCATGTTGAAATTAGTAAAGTTGAGTTTTCTTGTTGGAATAATCTAGATACATAATTAATCCAGACTAGATCATtaatatattcatatatttatcCATCGTTTCATCTTTCTATACTGTCTCTTCATATTTCTATGCATTCTTAATTACATGCAATTAGTGGGAATGCATGTACTAGAAGTCTTGAGTTGTGTTTGGAAACATAACCATAAGTTAATTGTTTTCCATCATTCTGTTGGGTTGCGTCGATTAATTgttcttttttattcttctttggAGGTCTCTATGTGTAGCTTGGTTTTCCTCTTTTGCCCAAACATTTCTCCATAAGCTTTCCTGCCGGTCAATATCTTCAAAATGCAAGTTTCTTAGCTGCATGATAGTATCCGATGCTCCCTTGCAAATGCCACCACCATATTAGTCCCATGCTTGCTTGATTCGAATGCATATAAGATAGAAAAGGTAAGGATTAGCCACtaaaatcttgaaaaataaataaataaataaataaataaaatgataaTAATATTTTGATACAGAAATGATAAATCTCGTTGCcaattttttgattaaaaagTGGGCCAAACATGGTGTAGTTCGATATGCTTTTGACCTACAAATTGGTCGATCTGGTGCATATTCAGGGTTCCACAAGACCCATGCCTACTCCAAGCAATAAGACTCAAGTCggtcttctgtttttttttttttttttttaaccctttTTCCTTCCAAACATCAATGGGCCCACTTTAACGTTGTTTAAATTGAGAATTGAGATTGCTGGGCTATGGTCCAGCATACCACTCGGCGTGGACTATGAACAGCCCAATTACGCCATTTAAACCTCATCGTTGCAAGAAAACacgaaaagattaaaaaaagacCACGCCCGGAGCGACTATATTGTGGAAACGTTAGCCTGTGGGAATCACCAAGAAGATTCCCTTCAAGCAACTCTTTAATCCTTTATTCCTTCATCAAATAAGCGGAGAAAACAGCGACCATTCTTAGGAGCGAGGTGGGCCCAACCTAAGAGCTGGAACCCACGCAGCGTCGCCACGGTGCCGGATGCCACACTCAAATCCCCTTCCTCAAATCCCTTCCTTCCACCGGATGACGCCATGTTTAGCTCGAAGTGTGCTCACGACGACTCCAAGGTGCCGACTCCCAACTCCCCGCCCCACCAGAACCTCTATAAACTCCCCCTCCTCGTCCCCCATGCACCAAAGCCTCTTAGCCAAAGACCAATTAATGGAAGAGTTCCAGGAGGATGATGTTTTGTGGTCCGACGGCGAGCACCAGGACGACGACGACACGGTCTTGGAGAAGCAACCATCCACCCGGCAGCAAGCTCGACGGAAGGAGTCGGCTCCGGTCGACATCCCCCCCAAGGCCAGAGTTGGTGCAAGTCGTTCGTGGGCGCCGCGGTGCAGCTTCCACGATTCTGACAACAATAGCATGGATGGAgattatgatgatgatgatgatgatttcgGCAACAACAGCAGCGATGAGAGGATTCCACCTCACATCATCGTGGCCCGAAGAACATCGGACAAGATGGCGTTCTCGGTGTGCGGTCGGCAAAGGCAGGACGCTCAAGGGACGGGATCTTTACCGAGTCAGGAACGCCATTCTCCGGATGACCGGGTTCCTCGAGAGATAACAATAGCATAAATCCAAAGAAATTACGGGAGAACTTTGTATTATAGTGATTAATTTTTCCTTGCTTATACTTATCGATATGTGGAACGGTTCAAGTCAGCATTCGTATtcgtttattattattattattattattattacgatGTGTTTAGGAAGAATGTAGATGTAGAAGCGTGAGGAAATGTAACAGAGTTTTGAAACGGAATTAATGATGCGATCCTGTCATTATGGACTTACATATAAATATCTGATTGTGAGCGACGGATGAAACCGCTTTGGATGGTAATTAATTCCTTTGGAATAAATGCAGCGTAGAGAATCTTTGCATCTCATTTGAAGCGGCAACGGAGTTTTTCAAGCTGCACCATTTGAATTTTTGGGTTAATTATTAGCTCTTGTCTCAATATGGtttaaaattttaatctttttattgGCTATGGGAAGGCaaggaattaagcaagcaaatgCTTCCATTCAACGAGCTTTCTGCGTAAATTAATTACTTTATTTCTGGTTTAATTAAGGTTCTATATGTCGATGGGAAGAAAGGGAAGGAAGCAATACAGTTGTGCTGCGAGAGCTTTCCATTCAACGAGCTTTCTTTTGCTTATAAACAAACTTGGCACGCGTACGTGAGAGATAGATTGACGGCATGAACGACTTCAAACTTACTGAATTACTCTCAGGTGTTGTGCCCTTGAAGGGAGGATTTCGTCTCAGGGGGAACACTAAAATCTAGTTACCATCGTTGCGTTGGCCTCTCAATTAATTATTTGCTGTTGGCTTCTGGACTCAAAACTTCAAACTCCTTGACTGGAATTGGTTTAAGGTGAAAACTAATCAGCCTAAACTAGGCAAAAAAGTATTACACGTGCGTCAGCACCACGTGTGACCTCGAGGTTTTCCACGTCTGCATACAGTACGTCAACGGCCGGCCACAGCTCCATAAGCTCTAGTCTCGCCCATTATTATGAGATGGGAGTAATGTTTGTGGCCTAATACCTGGTGCTTATGCGACAAAGGAATAATAATAGCAGTAGCGGtggtaataataaaaataatttatgagaaaaaaaaaaagggaagaactgatatatatatatatatatagaaccaATCAATTTACTTTTAGATCATGACATGGATGGGCAACGTGGCTGGTTTGACAATCTTCCAAATGTAACTTATGAAGCTAATTAAATCTTTTCCTCTCTGGCTAGCAGAAGTAATTGACTTTAGATGGATTTTTTTGGGGGGACATAATTTGGTCAAATAGCATTTAGCATTAGCTTGATTAATTTATTTGGGCAATATATGATACATATGACCGACCTGCCAGAATTATAATTTGGGAGAGGAGCTCAACTGAAGCTAAGCAACTAAAGTCAGATGAAGATAAGTTGTTGCCACGAGGAATGTCATAGAGATTGTGAATAACGTTACTCATTTACCTTTGATTTGAATGTTCAGGCCGCCAACTCAGCCCACAGTTATGAAACTGCACATAGGCAATTAATTATATGTGCATGCCATGCACGTGGACACATCATATATATGCGACCCACAGTTATCTTGCCGGAGAATTAATAAACCTAGTTTTTCCTAGGGAAAGATGCAAGCCAAAGCGTGACATTGGTGTTATCCACCTTAATTTCTTTCCCCCTTCCTTTGATTATATGAGTCTTACGTTTAGAGATATTGAACCCAAATTTTGAAAGATCATTGATATGGttactgaaaaaaataaaaataaaaagtcatTGACATGCGGCCACCATAAATTCCACAAAGACTGACAAATGGAGGTGAAAAAATGGTCCATGGGGAACAGATTGGGGTCGTATGTGCaaatccaccgttggatcaccCGCCACACAGATCTTCCAAACTTCATCATTTTTCTTCAAGGGATCGGTGGGCGATCCAAAAAGTCGATTCGCATGAAGAAAGGTGAATCCTTCCGTATGAAGATACAACCTCATCCAGTGGAAACATGGAATTGTTTGGAAAAATTTTCATTTTTGCCCTTCCAAATGAGCCATAATTCCTTTGTTCATGGGGGCGAACAATAAGAGTTaccatttttcataatatattacACGAAATAAAATAGTTAAACTAATATTTCCACAAAAATAATAATGGGATCCATGTTCAAAAGCATAACTGCTAGTGGAATTTGGCCCAAGTGCAATTTAAACATGACAGGGCCAAATCTAATCTGACGAGGACTCCGAAGCACACTGAATCTGATTCTGAATATTTGATTTGGATTAAAACCTCAGTCATGAGGGGTTGCCTGAAACCTTTAGTTGCGAAAACTGTATCGGTTATATATTTCATTTGAGCAAGTATATCACCTGATTGTTGGTGGCTTATGGGTATATTTTACAAGGTGCAAAGAAAGCAGATAGGTACCATCTCTTTTGCATGGAATAAACCTTCTTTCGCATGAATCCTTCGTTGGATCATTAAGATTTATATAAGCAAATCAATGCAGAAAGTTTGGAGTGCTTTGGAATTTGTGCGGAGCATAATTCCGATGGA
The DNA window shown above is from Phoenix dactylifera cultivar Barhee BC4 unplaced genomic scaffold, palm_55x_up_171113_PBpolish2nd_filt_p 000869F, whole genome shotgun sequence and carries:
- the LOC103708946 gene encoding uncharacterized protein LOC103708946, producing MEELYEADVMWPDNYDRPMGASNGYTSPKRTRERASSAAPVEIPRARRRQAGESLGEEEGPAELIPPHVLVSRSRTVGKVAFSVCSGQGRTLKGRDLSHVRDSVLRMTGFLEG